The following nucleotide sequence is from Apium graveolens cultivar Ventura chromosome 4, ASM990537v1, whole genome shotgun sequence.
GACGGTTACTTACAGAACCGACGCTATTAACACTTTTAGCGTCGGTTAAATAATAACCGACACCAAATGTCGTGCACATATACCTATTTGTGTCGGTCAATCTTGCAACCGACGCAGGAAATACCTTTAGGCATCGGTTCTTTAAAGAACCGACGCTAAAACTACGTTGCAGAAAGTACTTTTTGTACTAGTGCATACACATATTTCATCCATACATTAATAGGATGTCATCGTCCAGAAATCACATGTAGTTGTTCCGAGAAAGAGACAACGATTATCGTAGTCTTAGGGTAAACGATCCAGAGGAGTACTTTGCTGGTGTACGCCGAGAAAGGCATTTCGACGTAAAGAATCTGAAAGTCTTATACATGATCTGATTGTTATGGGTTTAAGGGTTCCGCTTCGTCGTCCCCTAATCGTATATCCTCGCCCTGAAGAAACTCTTCCATGGTATGAATTTAGGCGAAAAGTGGTTAAAGTTGTGACTCATATTCAGAGGGAAAAAAACTGAATGTTGTTGCGTAGGAGTCATTATATGTTTCAACAGACACAAGATTCAGTTCGTACTTATGGTAGAGAGCTTACGGAAGTAGAGCAACACAAATCATTACAAAATGAGGATTACATTTCCGACGATTACATGTTTGATGAACAAATTTGACTAAAATGTTTTTCTTCTTATTTATGTTGTATTACTACTTTTACTAGTTTCATGACTTTTTTTCACTTTAATAGTTTCATTTTCAATTTATGGATGTACTATTTCACACGATTGCAGTACCATTTTCAGGCATTACAAATTGTCAtgttttctaatttttttgaaaatatttttttaatgcTCAAAATACGTCAAATATAAGTATACATCaaacaaataatattttatatattgtGTAGAACTGCACTTTTAAAATTCATGATTATAAGTCCTAGTCGAAAAAATATTTTCTTCGATGATACCCTTTTTGGATCAACTAAAACcatacaaaaataatttttaattaaaataaaaaatttctactaaaaataggtttacatcacttgccaacaatttttttttaatatatatatagagagagagaccCAAAACGCCACTTTTTGTGGGTATTACTGAAGAACCCCAGAAGAATCGACAATTTTTGTCCAAATTTGAATGGTTGTACCATAAAAAATTCAACGAATTAAACGTATAAACTTCCCATAAAAGGAATGGAGCCTGTATATGTTGCTGAGTTTTCACGGTTTAATTGATGCAAAGAAGATTATTGAAAGAAATTTTCTTTTTTGTAAATTAAAATATTTTGTGtctattttattcaaaaaataaaattttacaaataataattatatcTATCCATATTAAAATGTGTACAAAATTCAAAACCTGGGACAAAAAGAGAGAGTACGAAGCTGTGTAGTATGAGACATTTATTGTACTCCTTTTGTTTGTATGATACTTGTTGACCTTGGACTTTCTTTACCAACTCAACAAGATTTCTTTTACTAGATCAGCGTAGGTTTACCGTTCAGATGGAAACTAGAAGAGACATGATTGATCATTAAGATTGGTCTTCAAGACTGAGAGCAATAAGAAGCTTTTTGATTCAAATAATTGCACCAAAGAACAATAACTACAGGGAATAAGACTCCCAAGAATCGTATACATTAGAGAATGTTATCtaacaaaaatttaaaaaaaatgattaaaaaaaaattggtttCTCACAAATGGAGAAGGTTTGAGATCGGGTTGGACCAGCCCATGATCCATGGTCTTTTGTCTGTTGGAAGCACAAAGTTAAGCTCAAACATCTCCTTGGACAAGTTACCACTCTGACGTAAACCTACAAGGTTTGCAACTATGTCAGCACTCTCCTGTACATTCTTGGAATCATGTGGATTTGTCCAAAGCTTGTTAATGAACTGCATTCTCCTCTGCTTCCCTTCTAACGGAACTTCCCATTTTATGTATAAAGcttctctttcttccatactcaGAAGAGCAGATAATCTCTTTGCAAGAAATTCTCTTTCGCGCCTCAATGCTTTAAGACTACATAGAAAACTGAAGCAATTAGTAAACATATCTTGTGCATATGTAACTTGTTGGAAATCAATACACAACAGTTTAAAGCAATTAGTAAACATATCTTGTGAACCAAAAAAGGGGAAAACCTTGAAGATATTGAGATTGTGGGCTCATCTCCTGTATGAGCTGGGGTTGCGTTACCAATTTCAGCCAAATGCTGCTGCAGCCAATTTAGTCGCCTGAGCTCTACTTCCAAGTATATTTGATCAGAAGGGTCACCTTTAAATAACAAGTAGAACTGAGTCCTATGAATTATAGAGACAAAACAAACGTCCCACAGCTCAATGATCTGCTGTCTTTGTTCCCTGAAAGTTGCAGTCCATGATATTGGAGATTCCACTTGTACTTGAGGCGTCATGGTTTCATCATTCTCCAAATCATACCCTGCTGCTTCATTTGCCTCCAGCTCAAGCACCTGGTTGAAGATTGTTGAATCAATCACTTTTCTAATATACATGAATATGAACAAATCAGAATAATTAAGGAGCTACATATGAAAAAAAAAGACAAGTCACCTGGCAAACAAGTAATTGCTTTTGGTATTGCAGCTTGGCAACACGTTCTTTGAGCTCTGTTACATATTGTCTAATACTTCTAACATTCTCTTCGGCTGCATTTTGAAACATCTTTTGCATTTTCTTCATGTTAACAGAACTTGTACGGCGATATGGAGTAGCTTCCTTTGATGATACATCACCACCATCCTCACTCTTTAGTGAGGATGGTGGTGATGTATCCTCACTCTTTAGTGGAGCATCTTTTTCCGAAACTAATGAAATTTCATTGGAACAGTTGTCGTCATTTTCTGGAGCTCTATTTTCTGTCTCAGACCCAAATACTTGCCTTGTAGATGATAATGGCGAACATGGAGATTTTATGAAGTTCTGCCGGTTTGCTGTGTTGTTTAATGATAAAGGAAGCAGCTTTTTCTTTTTGGAATGATTTTTAGTCTTCAAAGATGTTTCAGCATTACACGCTTGTTCTGCATTGCTTGGAAGAGACATGACCAGTTTATCAATAGACTTCTGAACATTCTCAAGCTGCTCCTCAAGCTCTGCAATATTACTTCCTTGTGAGTGAAGTCTGGTTATTTCTTCTTTTAGGTTGGCACTGATACTTTTGTTAACAGTAATACCACTTTCCACTTCAACTTCTTTAGGAGCTGTTCGAACTGCACACATATCTCTTATTTCTGCTTGTAGCTTAGCAATCGTCTCTGCAGCATCCTGGTTACCTTGTCTATGGCAAGCAACCTCTTTCTGCAATACTTCCAGAGCTCGATTTGCTTCCTGACCAAGCTGTTCCTGGAGGTGTTCAAGCTTTTTGATCTCATGCATAAGTGTGAAAGGAGCAGTAGAGGACTGCCTCAATGTCTGTCTTCCCATTGTATTTCTTGTCTTTTCCAGATGACCTGGCTCTTTGCCAATAAGGTTTGGTGATAATCCCCCGGAAAATGAGAGacattttttaaaaattggaCTGCGGGCCTCAGTCGGCTGAAAAACCTGGATCAAGAGATTACcacaaattaataaaaaaaaatcgcACAAAATAGACTTTAAGTGAGAGCTGAACTTGTATGTAGGTTTTTTTGAAGAGGAAGAGAGACCTGTGGTTCTTGAAGTTTTCGCCTCAGCTCATCAACCAGAGAATGTGCAAGATCTCTTTGAATCCTCAGTTCCTCAATTTCTTTCTCCATCTAAGTATGCAGGTCATAAAGTACATGATTAATTGTCTTTTAATCAATCCTACCATCTAAGTGTACGGGTTATAAAGTATATGATTAATTATCTTTTGATCAATCCTACCAGAAGCCTCTGCTAATGTACCTGCTGAATTTTGTAATCTTTTTCACTTAGTGGATCTGGTGTTCGTGCTGCTTCTACTTCTAGCCTAGCTACTTCCTTCTGTAAATGCTTAATCAGCTGTTTGTCAGATATAACCTGAATATAACAAATGGTTAGGGAAGCCTATTTTAATAAGAACAAATATACCATGCGTTAGTAATTGGATTACATACCATGTTTACTTGAGCATTATTCGTCACTTCCTTGGCTCGAGTAGCAAAGAAGAGTGTATTCCGGGATTGCTCCACATGGCTAGACGCAGGACTTAATGTGCATATGATGGCAGTGCGTGCATTACCTCCAAGTGAGTGCTGTAATATGCGTGTGAGCTTTGAGTCTCGATATGGAATATGACCGCTTCTTTTTCCAACACTACAAAAACAGTTTTTGTTCATTAATTGATATGTAGTTCGTTAAACATCAAGATGCTTTTTGAGAAATAGAACCTCTGTGTGGAGTTCAAAATTTTCTACCATCTATTCTGACGGTAGTGGTGATCTTGAAAATTCATTTTTATGGATCACCAAATTATATTGTTTAAAATAAACACTTGCAAAACTATTAATCGCATCTAACATGCAGAACATCAAAATACTTTAGGCTATTTATGCAACAAATTAAAAGTAAAATTGTAAAAGCATATTAGTTTAAAAGGAACAGAAATGAACGGAAGTAGGGAAGTAGTGAGAAAATTAAACCAAGAATTAATAAGGAGACTAGCAAAGAGCAGTTTTTCTATGAATAGAATCCGTTAATTAATATGACATCATATTCAAACAATCAGCGAAGCATACCTGAGTTTCCTGATTACAGTTGTAAGAGTCATTAAACTGAGATTAATATGGCATCCTTCTCTGAGCCTAACCCCGTCTGAATTTGTCTGTGAAGCTCTTTCACTTCCAGCTAAATCTACAAAGTTCTACATAAAATCAACATAAACACTCATATCAGGACTACATTAGCTAAGACTAGAGCAACTTCACTGCATAGCTACACTTGGTTCTATCCACTTCTAGTTAAATTAAAAAATGCATAAATGGATAAGAAAAATATGGCTATAGCCTCCACATCATCTTCTCATAGAAAAGATAGCGGGAAATGCATTTGGCGGATCAGTCTTAATTCAGAGATAAAAGTAGCTATAACCATTTTAGCATTAGCATTTAACATGTTAGGATAGAGTTAGTTATTGGAGTAATGTTATGACGAAAAAGGTTAATTTTTTTTACCAAGCTAGCAACATAAGATCTCACACAGTCTGAATTTTCACGGAGTGTGCTTTCGATTGTCTGCATGGAAAAGCAATACAAGGTTACATAggttttatatatttttattcaatcATCAAATAACATCTTTTGTGTCTGTAACTTGCCAGCCTTATTATCTGGTGAGATCTTGAGCTAGTATCATTTAGGGCAGTTTCCCCTACTTGCCTTTGTGCTGCAAAATGAACAAAACATTAACCAAATTATACAATATAAATTTACCTGCTATCAATgtcaaatttaattattaaaatctCAGTTCTTACCCTCACAAATACTGATCAAACTTTTTAAATGTTGGTCATCACTTGCTGTTTCCTCTACCAATTTCTCAACCACAGTTCCTTTCTGCATTAAGATATAACAAGACCTAAATTAGGCAAGGAAGAAAGTGAAAAATCATAAAACTCATCTACTCCCAAACAAAAATGATCGACTGTTACCTCTGGATCATCTAGAAGCTTTAGATTACGCCCAGAATCAGAATTCAGCAAGTCCCTGACATTTTCATTATAGATTTCAAGCCCTGAAATTCTTATTCGAAAATCTCTTTCCGGAGTCTGTTTTGACAAACAAAAAATTGCAAAGTCAGATTCCAGTTCTCATCAATAGTTTGAATTGTTTGCTTATGCCTCAGTAATCTAGATAGAAAAATAATGAAGCAAAGAAACATATATAACAGTAGCGACCACTTGCATTTAATTGCTTAGCAGCTTAGTTGAGCTAAGCCTGAAGCCTTCCCTTGTCCTTGGCAACAATATCTAATTCTCAGAATCAGACAGAAGTTTCCCTTGGATAATAACTTCTTTTTTTCATGTTTCACATTAGCTTTTTTATTTCAGGTCTTTGTAACTGAATACTTTATTACAACAAGAGATTAAGATGTAACTTACATTAACTATATGCTTGTAAATGTCATAAACAGCCTTCTCAGTGATCCCTCTCATTGTGTACGTCTTTCCACTGCTAGTTTGACCATATGCAAATATAGTTGCTGCAAAATATGGGATCGGAGATCAACCTTTTGAAAGTAGCAACAAACTATAAAACACAAAGTGAGCTAGATAATCTAGAAATGTATGTTTTACCATTAATTCCCATTAAAGCAGACAAAGCGACGTTCTTCACTCCATCTTCATACACATTTTCGGTATAAGAAGCAGGACCAAACACTTTATCTGAAAAAGGAGAAAAAAGAGGATGCAATTACTTTGGGTTTACATTATTAAAAAACAAATGCCCAACAAAATTAAACGTAGATGCGAGTTCTCTATTAGTTACCGAATGTGAATGAAGACGACTGAGCAACACGCTCATGATACGATGGTTGGTACACAATAGTGTGTTCATCAATGCATTCCCATGCCACCTGATCTTTCGTAGATTCCTCTCTTCTATTCAATGGTCTCAACCTAACCGTGACCACTATTTTATCTTCCCTATGTTTACTCCCTCCCGGGGTGGATGCAGGGGTCCTATCTATTTTTGAAACTGGTGTACCAGGGTTTCTAACGGTCATCTTAATTGTATGCTCAAACCCCAACCAAGAATCTTTTAATTGAAAAATAAAGGCAAGGCCCCGCGAACACGAGAGAAGCCTAAGCAATAAATCTGCCCTCAGTCAAATAATTATCTCTGCACAATACAAAAATCATATCAGTATATAAAATTGAAATTATAACCTGGAGATGCATCAAACATACGTATCACTTCTTTTCGGGGCCATTTGAATACTTCTGATTCGCGTGGTTCATTAACCATGAACAAAGCCTTCGTGTTTCAACATAAATTTCACACTAATAACAAAAACTAATCATAAATCACTAATAATTAATATTCTTCACACCCAATTAACACGGAGGATCAATAGGAACAAAACCCAAATCATATATATAACAATCACACAATAGAAGCGAATTTATTCAGCTAAattattcatttcttttaaataaatcaaaactTTCAGATTTATTGctacaaaatataaattatacaCCAAATTGTTTAATTATTCCCACTTTCTCTTTATAAATTCagcttaaaataaaataaattattatatgaatCTACACGATTTAAGTATGAAATTCCACCAGAATCAAATGAATAAACCAGTTGCAATAAAATTAAAAtcataatatatatttaaaaaaaggattacaatttaaaattaaatatatagTAAAAGAAGAAGAATACGAAGTAGTTACCGAAAGCGAATAATTGGATCCGATCCAATAAGTTGGGAGCAAAATCAAGAAAGTACGTACACAAAATGTATGTATacaggagagagagagagagagagagatgtagtGGTGAGTTTGAAGATGGAGAATTTGTTAAGAGAACGGAGATGGAAGTTCATTAAAGAAACAACAAAGCTGGAGTGAGCGAGTGagggagaaagagagagataCAAACAATATTTCCAAATTAACGGCTAGTTTTAAAATCTCAAAGGGGGTGTTTTCGTACTTTTGGGTTGGCCTTTATATCAGATTCATTCATATTATGCTGTTCTTTGGTATTACTGTTGCAAACAGTTTAcatcaaaacatatacgtatcaaaaaaattaacaaacaatcatctgatttttacaaTATCACTTTTTTCAACAGTAATTTTTCTAGCAgcacaataatttttaagaaCAATCTCAAACAAAGCCATGAACCAATTATGTGTCTCTATACATTAATTGCCCCTATTTATTATTATTCAAGTCCAGTTCATAATTTTGAATAAAAGAGTCACACAATTCTTGTTCTACTCGTAACTAACTCTATATAATGCAAGGGTGTTAATAGAAACTGTTTTTGCCGTAATTGTTGACGATATATTTATGTTGTTATCTAATGAATGAATAATTTATTTGTTTATATGTATTAACATGAGTGATTAAGGTATGTTTGCAAGAATGAATTCGTGGAAATTAATAAATTATGTTAGTATACATTTTTTTCAATTTCATAATTAAATGATATTTGTAATATGTTAATGCttagaaaataaaataaacataAGTGATTTTGTGTGCCTGATATATATCAATCActctaaatataaaataattattaatttatttttttattatttaatgtGTTTATGTGTTACAAATGTGATTGTTGAGTTATACTACATAGGTAATTGTAAATTTACTCACTGAATTACATATGATACTCTCCGTCCCAATAACTAACTATTTTGGGATGTTCCAACAGATTGTTAACATTTTCTAAAATAgcatattatttttataattgcTCCAAAATTTACCTCTGCTTTCTTAATTTTTCTTCAAcattatttattttttcaatctATGTGTCTAACAACGATGTTAACTATGTGACAGTGGCAATATATGATATATGTCATAAAATGATTTATAGTGAATTACAAATTGTACATATCTGTATAAATAGTTTattctattttttattttattgaatttaatataatatttcgCCATTTCATGACGAGGTTAGATTgatgacaaataagaatatacgagtatatatatatatatatatatatatatatgtgtgtgtgtgtgtgtatgtgtctctgtattaattatatatatatattatatgtacGTATGTATACACATATGAATTATACAATAATggataatttttaataaatgaataatgacaaggtgaattaaatattatatacatattaaTGTAGGGTTATAGTTGTCAAATGGTTTAATTTGCTCAACAAACTCCCCCAACGATGTTAACAACTTATGGGACAGTgggagtatatgatatatatcaCATAATTATTAAAATTGAAGTATAAATCGAACATATATGTATAAAtagtatattttatatttgatttcatataatttaatataatatttggtCATTTCATCGTGTTGGAGTACGATGTTAATTAAATTAATTACAAATAAGAATatatgagtatatatatatatgtatgtatgtgtgtgtatgtgtatgtatgtgtgtgtatgcatgtatatatgtatgtgtgtgtatgcATGTATGTAGGTATGTGTTAGGATGGTGTTAAATTGATGACAAATAAAAATATAGGAGTATgcatgtatgtgtgtgtgtgtgtatctatgtgtgtatgcatgtatgtatgtatgtatgtatgtatgtatatatgtatgtatgtatggatgtattatatatatatatatatattgtatgtCTGTATGTATGCATTTATGTATGTATtaatgtatgtatgtatgcaaATATTAATTATGCAAAATGATGAggttaaataaatattttatatagaTATTAATGATGCGTCAATTCATATATATTAATTGTGAGCAACAAGTATTATATAGATAGTAATAGTCTAACAAATATTAACTATGAGAATacatatgtatgtatgtgtgaGTACGATGTTAAATTGATGACAAATAAGAATGCATGAGTATGTATTTATGTATGTGGGTATGTATATGTGTacgtatatatgtatgtatgtatatatgtatgtatgtacgTACGTACGTATGTATGTATCTATATGTATGCAtgtaataatatatatatatatatatatattatatgtatatatgcattTACGTATGTATTAATATATGTATGTATGCAAATATTaattatacaacaattaataAGTTTTAATGAATGAATGATGaggtgaaataaatattatatagatattaatgatgcgtcaattaatatatattaattatgaGCAATAAgaattatatagatattaatagTCAACTAACAAATATTAATTGTGATAATAAatatgaaataaatattatatacatattaaaTAGAGGCATAATCATCATATGAATTAAATTACTCATCAAAACCCCCTGTTGttatactatatatataatagataataGATTTGTCAATTGTAtattctttttttaaaaaatactaaCCATACGATgcacttttttaaaaaaatttacttttttattctttaaaattttatttttaaaattttttaaagtACATACATATTGTTATTTTTAATGTTGttgaaatattatttttattttcaataaCTTGTTATAATATTATTGCAACAAATTTGCAGATATTCGGAAATATACGAATATGAAATTGAATTACAGCTATGTGTATTAAAATATCTAATCATATTTAATCTACTGTTATATCATTATATCATATTTTGGTGTTTAAATAGTAGTTGAACTATATAATCcttttatatttattattttataaatctcTAATCATATTCCATCTAGGATTCTATTATGATATAATATCGCAATTGGTGTCTGAATAGTACTAGAACAATGTAATCATTTCTTATTTATGATTGTATTaagaatatatttattttaataagataaaatcttaattatttatttttatttatatccGATCAACGATTGAGATTGTTTGACCAAAATTTTGGATAAGAAGTCACTTACGCTTATTATATATAAATGATATAATAAGAGTAAAAGTTTCATGGAGACCACCTCTTGATGGGAGACCTTGGAAATTCTGCAAGTAAAATCTTGCATAACAACATTGTAAACATATTATTTTGTGAATCATGTTCTGcaaatatcattattttattcaaaatcttgaatatcatatatgtaccGCATGTAGAACACTATAAAATATTTAGTTCTacgaaacatgtttagtttgcagaacatttgtttagttttcagaacatAAACATTCTACTTATTAATCTTaaagaatttttaataattttaataaattagtgATATTCATTGAACATACTTCacataataatatattttatagtattTTAACTGCAGAATATTGACGATCTCCGATGAAATAGCGGTTTCCATAAAACTTTACTCATGAATATAATTCtctaaatataattaaaatttaacaaatatattgaaatgattaaataaagactgtttttattaatattattatcgTCGAGCAGATCTTCTACTCTATCTAACACCCTATTGCTCGGATGTACAACTTTCTCATAAAATAATATATCGATTTGATGTACCTATGAGAATTATATATCTCTAATTTATGAAAAGATACTTTAAAAATCGAGCATGATTGCATCATGGTAAATAATACCAAATTTATTAATGAATCATTATAATAAACATATTTACATCTCCTATGTATCTCGTACATGAAAAGAGAATTAAATATGGTAGGATTCACATGAATTATCAATGATAAGTAAAACATATAGCATAATGATTAACTAAATATTTATAGTTGTAAACGGCTAACTATCTTTTTGGATAGCCGTTGATAAAATAGTTCATCAGCCGATAACCTTCGTAACATTTTCAATTAGATCTCAATACTAGTTAATATTCATTCTGAAATCATGCTGACTCAATGGATAAAATAATAGGataattaattgtaaatatgattttaggtctgtaatcaactgtagaggggggtgaatatagtttatgcaatcaattcgacaaaacttcaacagaatcaacaatttttatattaacatataaaaactgattacaaacgtactctctcaaaatgatgaacaaatatccttgagagctgctaggttatgcgaatgatataacaatgttcgtaATACATATAGCATGAatctaatatgtgctttatatagagcacaactacacaatcaataaggaatcctattatattacaataaggaaacctatccatgtatgattgcttttGAGATAAggtccttcaccgccttgaattcctgctttccttttccttttcgaATATCTACTGaggtgacaaatcctgatgacatcatatgatgatcatcaagtactgatataagtactgatgacatCACTCTTCGGTAAATGCTGATATAAATCATGataagaacttctgatagtttatgttcagatatcatcaattatatctaacaatctcccccaacttgtgcattatgaatATATGTACAAGGttcaattgatgatgtcaaaactatctaaatgcagaaatcaagtaagcatattctttcttacttcagtgaatatcagacattactcttcattctgaactctaacacagttTGGAAAATCTTCAAAAAACTTCCTCAGTAGATTTTCTTCCATTGcatccaaataccattgcatcctctgtttatgttctttcagttcatctgttgattcatcattctgatagatggcaACCCTGAGATTATGTAAttttgaatttccaagagatagatcatccagctccaaaaacccaattttctttccatcaggattaaagattaaaactttagtccctatactcatttctatcttggctcctctaataggcatatcaacagcatATTCATTTTGATCAATGTAGTTTGATTTGTAAAGAAATCCCCTCTGCTTTAATTGTATCAGTTTCTTTATGAATGCAGACCATATGAAAGTTACATAATTAGTTACCTTAAGAATTGTAACAATAAGTTCCAATTCctgccatggtttgtctcttaacTGTTCTTGTGTCAACCTTAAGTttctcccagactccagaaaataaatcattttctcttCAACACGATTAATAACAAT
It contains:
- the LOC141717973 gene encoding kinesin-like protein NACK1; protein product: MTVRNPGTPVSKIDRTPASTPGGSKHREDKIVVTVRLRPLNRREESTKDQVAWECIDEHTIVYQPSYHERVAQSSSFTFDKVFGPASYTENVYEDGVKNVALSALMGINATIFAYGQTSSGKTYTMRGITEKAVYDIYKHIVNTPERDFRIRISGLEIYNENVRDLLNSDSGRNLKLLDDPEKGTVVEKLVEETASDDQHLKSLISICEAQRQVGETALNDTSSRSHQIIRLTIESTLRENSDCVRSYVASLNFVDLAGSERASQTNSDGVRLREGCHINLSLMTLTTVIRKLSVGKRSGHIPYRDSKLTRILQHSLGGNARTAIICTLSPASSHVEQSRNTLFFATRAKEVTNNAQVNMVISDKQLIKHLQKEVARLEVEAARTPDPLSEKDYKIQQMEKEIEELRIQRDLAHSLVDELRRKLQEPQVFQPTEARSPIFKKCLSFSGGLSPNLIGKEPGHLEKTRNTMGRQTLRQSSTAPFTLMHEIKKLEHLQEQLGQEANRALEVLQKEVACHRQGNQDAAETIAKLQAEIRDMCAVRTAPKEVEVESGITVNKSISANLKEEITRLHSQGSNIAELEEQLENVQKSIDKLVMSLPSNAEQACNAETSLKTKNHSKKKKLLPLSLNNTANRQNFIKSPCSPLSSTRQVFGSETENRAPENDDNCSNEISLVSEKDAPLKSEDTSPPSSLKSEDGGDVSSKEATPYRRTSSVNMKKMQKMFQNAAEENVRSIRQYVTELKERVAKLQYQKQLLVCQVLELEANEAAGYDLENDETMTPQVQVESPISWTATFREQRQQIIELWDVCFVSIIHRTQFYLLFKGDPSDQIYLEVELRRLNWLQQHLAEIGNATPAHTGDEPTISISSSLKALRREREFLAKRLSALLSMEEREALYIKWEVPLEGKQRRMQFINKLWTNPHDSKNVQESADIVANLVGLRQSGNLSKEMFELNFVLPTDKRPWIMGWSNPISNLLHL